The following is a genomic window from Bacteroidota bacterium.
TCCTATGTAACCTATCACTGGCTGGCTCCTGAAACAACTTTTCCGAAAGAGAATTCACTACGCACTATTTATCTCATCATTCTTTCGGCACACATCATTCTTGCCGGAGTTGTTCTTCCGCTTATCCTCATGTCGTTCTGGTACGGATTGAAAAATAATATTGTGAAGCATAAAAAAATTGTTCACTGGACTTACCCGATCTGGTTGTATGTTACATTTTCCGGAGTAGTGGTGTACCTGATGATATCGCCATACTACCATTTTCCTGTTTGAAATCTCATTGGGAAAAAGAGTACCTTTAATACAATGAAACAGAAACTATTTTTCTTTTTAATTTTATTTTTTGTGATGAGCATTGCTTCTCACGCGCAGTGCGCCATGTGCAGGGCTGTAGCGCAGAGCGGGCAGAATACAGTAAGCGGCGGACTCAACAACGCCATCCTTTACCTGATGGCTTTACCTTATCTCCTCATCATTATTTTATTCCGGAAAAGGATCTGGACTTTTTTGAAAGAGTTGCGCGGATTGTGGGTGAAGAACTGATCAGTGATAATTGACCAGGTAAAAATATCTCACATCCGGAAAATGCGTTGCGAAATATCCGTAACCACCTTCTACATTCGACGGATAATTAATCGGTTCTCCCGAAAGTTGATTGAACAAACTCGATGAACGTTTGTACGCTGTAAGAAATTCATAATAACCTTTCGTGATGTGTGAGATCGTGCACGCGATCGTGTCATTTATTCCAACACCACTCAACTGCTGATTGCGCGTTAATTTTCCGTCCTGGTCAAAATCCTGGTCGGTGATCAGATCGAATGCGCTGAGCTGGTTGGTTCCCTGCGTAAAATAATTATTCAGATCAAACATACTCGTGTCACTCGACTTTCGGTAATAACAAGCCACATAATAATCCTGCTCATTGGGAAAATCAGTCAATTCATAGTGAATGTATGGCGCC
Proteins encoded in this region:
- a CDS encoding DUF420 domain-containing protein, giving the protein MSEKSIFRIVMTISIVVFAAVVVLNKKILPVPEVIPSFVYRLPLLHAILNGTCFVLLLFSFIAIRKKKIIIHKRINITAFFLSSLFLISYVTYHWLAPETTFPKENSLRTIYLIILSAHIILAGVVLPLILMSFWYGLKNNIVKHKKIVHWTYPIWLYVTFSGVVVYLMISPYYHFPV